The genomic segment CTATCTTGCCTTTAAGGTTTGTGCGAAAGAGATTAGCGCTTACGGAAAACCTGTCTGCCATCTCATAGTCAAGGGAAAGGTTGAAGCCTATAGATTTTTCAGGCTTCAAATCTCCTCCTTTCCACACCCTTGGTGAACCGCTGCAGAGGTGCAAATCTTCAGAGAACCCATAAGGCACCCTGAAGCCTGTCCCCATACTGGCTCTTAAAGTGAAGGATGGGAACGGTTTGTATCTTATCGCGAAACGGGGATTCCAGGCGGTCTCGTCGTATTTAACCGGTGGTACTCCCTCAGGAGCAACCTTGCCAGAACCACGGAAGTTATCCTCAGAGTTGTGGAAGTCATACCTCGCTCCCGCCACTATCTCAAGGGCATCGCTTATGAAGAACTCACCCTGAATGTATGCACCAACCTCATTCGCATGCTTTTCAGATGTAGAGGTATATGGTTCGCCGTAATTCTCGTCATCCTCATCTACAACCACATATTTGCCTGTCTCTTCAAGTCTGTTATGGGAGTATTGAACTCCTGCTAATAGGCGGTGCTTCCCAAAAAGCGGATGGAGGTAGTTCAGATTCAATGCATAAAGGTTCTCCGTAGCAAGATATGGACGCATCTCATCTAAAGGCGGTAATGTACCGTCGTGTGTAGCCATATAGTCGCCGAGAAAGGTATCGTTTGTAGCGTTGCGATGATGCAAGGCATAGGCAAAGGAAATATTTGCTTGACCTCCATGCGGGAACCGCTTTTTATACTTAGCTGTTACTTCATACCTGTTTGTTATGATGCGCTCTGTGGTCTCCGTGAAGGGGTTCTCATAGGTATCGCCAACCAAAACGCCTCCCTGTCTCCACTCATTCAAAGCCTTTCCTGCAACTGTAATCTGGTCATCGCCGGAGATATTATCCGCAACAATACTGAAGCCTGCATTTGTAGCATCCGTCTTAACCCTGTCTGAAACACCGTCAGGTTTTTTCACATCATCAAGATTATCCCCATCGCCTGTTTGGTCAATTGCATCGCCTCCGTGTTTTTGAGCGAAAAGTATAACACCCATGTTATCTTTCCTCATGGATGCAGTGAAACTATATCTATTTGTGTTATAACCTCCGAGCTCAATCTCTATCTTTGCTTCCGGCTTTGAAGGTTTTTTGGTGATGATGTTAATTGCTCCTGCGATAGCACCAGGGCCGTAGAGTGCAGAACCCGCACCCTTTACAACTTCTATCCTATCTATGTTCGCTGTTGCTATTTGTTGTAATCCATAGACACTGGCCAAGCCGGAATAGATAGGCTGACCATCAATTAGAACCTGGGTATGGTCTGGTCCTAAACCTAGGAGTCTTACCATAGTGAAGTTACAATATTGACACTGCTGCTCCACCCTTATGCCTGGTAACCCATCTAAAGCCTCATAAAGCTCTACTGCTCCCTTTTCCTCAATAGCCTTGCTTGTGAGAACCTCTGTGCGAATAGGAACATCCTTCATATATGTGGGAGTTCTTGTCGCGGTAACCACTACTCCCCCTATCTCAAGCAAAGTCTGTTTTAGCTTAAAATCCACCTTTACAGTTCGCCCAGGAGACACCTCCACCTTCTTCACTACAGGCTTATAACCTGCCATTGATGCCATAACCTTGTAAGTTCCAGCAGGCACACCGGAGATAAGATATTCCCCATTTGTACTTGTTGCGGCTTCAAAAGGAGTTCCCTTCACAATGATATT from the Candidatus Poribacteria bacterium genome contains:
- a CDS encoding TonB-dependent receptor; the protein is MVLGAFLLPFIVAAADLGEIQGKVIDEKTGDPLPLVNIIVKGTPFEAATSTNGEYLISGVPAGTYKVMASMAGYKPVVKKVEVSPGRTVKVDFKLKQTLLEIGGVVVTATRTPTYMKDVPIRTEVLTSKAIEEKGAVELYEALDGLPGIRVEQQCQYCNFTMVRLLGLGPDHTQVLIDGQPIYSGLASVYGLQQIATANIDRIEVVKGAGSALYGPGAIAGAINIITKKPSKPEAKIEIELGGYNTNRYSFTASMRKDNMGVILFAQKHGGDAIDQTGDGDNLDDVKKPDGVSDRVKTDATNAGFSIVADNISGDDQITVAGKALNEWRQGGVLVGDTYENPFTETTERIITNRYEVTAKYKKRFPHGGQANISFAYALHHRNATNDTFLGDYMATHDGTLPPLDEMRPYLATENLYALNLNYLHPLFGKHRLLAGVQYSHNRLEETGKYVVVDEDDENYGEPYTSTSEKHANEVGAYIQGEFFISDALEIVAGARYDFHNSEDNFRGSGKVAPEGVPPVKYDETAWNPRFAIRYKPFPSFTLRASMGTGFRVPYGFSEDLHLCSGSPRVWKGGDLKPEKSIGFNLSLDYEMADRFSVSANLFRTNLKGKIGFVEAGEMAKSLGYTYEWKNIDDAYVQGIEIGGNLLLMKNLVLDVNFTFNDGQYKHEREDWIGTPFQERSKYISRLPRYTAGVKLSFTPEDWNFVLDGNYQGPMYIDYYMDEEEPTKIKETEPHLIINAKVSRSLSDRFNLFIRAKNLTNYIQPEKHTDDAAFMYAPVYGRIIYGGVEIKF